A window of the Hippoglossus stenolepis isolate QCI-W04-F060 chromosome 8, HSTE1.2, whole genome shotgun sequence genome harbors these coding sequences:
- the apom gene encoding apolipoprotein M gives MMNEALSYFLYLFGLLYQAIAPCSVPELLPANTVNHQQYLGKWFFIAAVSRKEAHIQKFKALDNILFTMEEPANDTLLLRGLMRMGDNCINQTWTYHLHPDRDDLELEGRPQRRNLLWSGKWANCADCIIFQESEPPLKETDTEDSLSRFMLYARQNDVEPEVVKTFLKNSACHNRLANVRLPQTKEFCI, from the exons ATGATGAATGAAGCCCTGTCgtattttctctatttattcGGTTTGTTGTATCAGGCCATCGCTCCCTGCTCGGTCCCTGAGCTGCTGCCGGCCAACACTGTCAACCATCAGCAG tatCTTGGGAAATGGTTCTTTATAGCAGCAGTCAGTCGAAAAGAAGCTCACATCCAGAAGTTCAAAGCACTGGACAACATTTTGTTCACCATGGAGGAGCCGGCCAATGACACGCTGCTGCTGAGAGGACTTATGCGCAT GGGGGACAACTGCATAAATCAGACCTGGACCTATCATCTGCATCCTGACCGGGATGATTTGGAGCTGGAGG GAAGGCCACAGCGGAGGAACCTGCTCTGGAGCGGCAAGTGGGCCAACTGTGCCGACTGCATCATTTTCCAGGAATCTGAGCCACCGCTAaaggaaacagacacagaggactCCCTCAGCAGATTCATGCTTTATG CTCGGCAAAATGATGTCGAGCCTGAGGTGGTGAAGACATTTCTGAAAAATTCAGCTTGTCATAACAGGTTGGCGAATGTCAGACTACCTCAAACAAAAG agtttTGCATCTAA
- the glrx3 gene encoding glutaredoxin 3 → MANLVEATSQRQFEDILAKAGKCLTVVHFQAAWAPQCVHMNEVMAELAKEHAHTTFVKLEAEAVPEVSEKHEISSVPTFLFFKAGERVDSLDGAHAPELTKKVQRLAVSGSQAGAAESGPADLNQRLKKLINAAPCMLFMKGSSQEPRCGFSRQILGLLKTHNVQFSTFDILSDEEVRQGLKIFSNWPTYPQLYANGELVGGLDIVKELAESGELENTCPKAATPEHRLKSIINQSPVMLFMKGNKKEARCGFSRQILELMNGAGVDYDTFDILSDEEVRQGLKTYSNWPTYPQLYVKGELIGGLDIVKELKESGDLVSVLKGES, encoded by the coding sequence atggCGAACTTGGTGGAGGCGACGAGCCAGCGGCAGTTTGAAGACATTCTCGCCAAAGCGGGGAAATGTCTGACCGTGGTGCACTTCCAGGCGGCGTGGGCCCCGCAGTGCGTCCACATGAACGAGGTGATGGCCGAGCTGGCCAAGGAGCACGCGCACACCACGTTCGTGAAGCTGGAGGCGGAAGCGGTGCCGGAGGTGTCGGAGAAGCATGAGATCTCCTCGGTGCCCACGTTCCTGTTCTTCAAGGCGGGGGAGCGGGTGGACAGCCTGGACGGGGCCCACGCTCCGGAGCTGACCAAGAAGGTGCAGCGCCTGGCGGTGAGCGGGAGCCAGGCCGGGGCTGCGGAGAGCGGCCCCGCGGACCTGAACCAGCGGCTGAAGAAGCTGATCAACGCGGCGCCCTGCATGCTCTTCATGAAGGGGTCCTCGCAGGAGCCCCGCTGCGGCTTCAGCCGGCAGATCCTGGGCCTGCTGAAGACCCACAACGTCCAGTTCAGCACCTTCGACATCCTGTCCGACGAGGAGGTGCGACAGGGGCTGAAGATCTTCTCCAACTGGCCCACCTACCCTCAGCTGTACGCGAACGGGGAGCTGGTGGGAGGACTGGACATCGTGAAGGAGCTGGCGGAGTCCGGGGAGCTGGAGAACACCTGCCCCAAGGCCGCCACCCCGGAGCACCGGCTGAAGAGCATCATCAACCAGAGCCCCGTGATGCTATTCATGAAGGGCAACAAGAAGGAGGCCCGGTGTGGCTTCAGCAGGCAGATCCTGGAGCTCATGAACGGCGCCGGGGTGGATTATGACACCTTTGATATCCTGTCCGACGAGGAGGTGCGTCAGGGTCTGAAGACTTACTCCAACTGGCCCACCTACCCCCAGCTCTACGTGAAGGGAGAGCTGATCGGAGGCTTGGACATAGtcaaggagctgaaggagagCGGAGACCTGGTGTCGGTGCTGAAGGGGGAGTCCTAG
- the bag6 gene encoding large proline-rich protein BAG6: MEEQTAEIEVTVKTLDSQSRTYTVGGQLTVKEFKDHIAPSVGIPVDKQRLIYQGRVLQDERTLADYNVGGKVIHLVERAPPPPSQPGSGSGGTSADSGPSSSSQGTSQVPPHDRNANSYVMLGTFNLPVNIMDPQQIQMSVQQMVGESARNARVTTSTGSNGSVNVHIDMDQPVQSEPRLRLVLAENLLRDVNDVIQRMETRPSDASSQTETTSAAAAAAAAAAAAAAPPTTTAAAAPPLSSSSTSSTPSPSQPMDTSPPPTTPPAAPTAPGQSEGPTPQPGPNHPSPSELAEMLSELRRVEERLQPFLQRAHTILETATTTEYNNNTEREEDQRTLVLTMECLRLLGNALVALSDLRLNLMSPVPRHLHVVRPFSHYSTPANMPGAVHHHIPVQMNMGATVTVAANGTEGPATTTQSASQSEQAGQGQTFPPQTAPSNQQAGQGQAGPRVIRISHQAVPVVMMQMNTDGQGANPAAAGQQMPGQPGALPPDFMRNLMQQISQYAAAVATSAATAAATGQPVPPQPTPPGYSSTANSSTTTTGPNTPTTTPTAPPPPPHTGPQARVVFTRPPFAPNMPPPAFGTRGTTINVRAAMPGQQPGQAFNPAALNQMISGLVGQLLLPGQMAGQTVTSSSSSSTSTPSSTSFPPSQTSTSSSSSSSSSSSFSFSTSGPTPPPTANNTSPQSQNETNPNEPQSQEIPPDLSQLLGSLLGAAGAAGVGPGGAPSITVTTSGVPAFIQGVSEFMQQAQPIFTPPPPPSGTAPAPGSGPNPMPNPTGAAEALNPELFTGIVRGVLSTMMGSLGQTQNDTESIAQFMQRLSQATNIFISPEDPTGFFGELLMLVCQTFTMSDLVMLLHGQHQPLGRIQPQLSQFFTQNYLSGREPTDQNIAEAADSLVNELEEYITESFRESSVTVLDGVDVTQTNMSFFRQQLTRIATHILRCSDELFGPRLLLMCNQALFECLALNLHCLRGDQRALTAVINHRIRRMSSDISPSLVNWMTSMMTMRLQVILEHIPITQEQIQNYIVHTQRDQSSATGTQEPERAQSATILDTLSPAAATTAEEAMSVSHDTRASSRETRVLPGDLGAAGGAAPLGGDMAAAGAEGGSEDSAGESEAWAAAVPPEWVPIIRCDMMTQRKMKAQPPLSDAYLHGMPAKRRKTGQGGASLLSLSDAVSQAARTAGVRPITSAERLQDDLETQETKEAYAEQVKADIKKRVREDPDFNSQQFPNSHRAFSSDS; the protein is encoded by the exons ATGGAGGAACAAACTGCAGAGATAGAGGTGACAGTCAAAACCTTAGACTCCCAGAGCAGGACCTACACTGTTGGCGGTCAG TTGACAGTGAAAGAGTTCAAGGACCATATTGCTCCCTCAGTGGGAATCCCTGTGGACAAACAGAGACTGATCTACCAGGGCAGAGTGCTACAGGATGAACGAACTCTGGCAGACTACA ATGTGGGTGGCAAGGTGATACACCTTGTGGAGCGGGCGCCTCCTCCGCCCTCTCAGCCTGGCTCAGGGTCAGGAGGCACTTCGGCTGACAGTGgcccctcctcgtcctcccaAGGAACATCCCAAGTGCCCCCACATGATCGCAATGCTAACAGCTACGTGATGCTGGGCACCTTCAACCTTCCTGTCAACATAATGGACCCTCAGCAGATACAG ATGTCAGTCCAGCAGATGGTGGGGGAGAGTGCCAGAAATGCCAGAGTCACAACCAGCACTGGG agCAACGGGTCTGTGAATGTGCACATTGATATGGACCAACCGGTGCAGAGCGAGCCGAGGCTGAGGCTGGTGCTGGCTGAAAACCTACTGAGGGATGTCAATGATGTCATCCAGCGAATGGAG acTCGGCCGAGTGACGCATCCTCCCAAACTGAgacaacatctgctgctgctgctgctgctgctgctgccgctgctgctgctgctcctcctactactactgctgctgctgcccctcctctctcatcttcttCTACCTCCTCCACTCCGTCTCCTTCCCAGCCCATGGACACCTCCCCACCTCCAACAACTCCCCCAGCTGCACCCACCGCTCCTGGGCAGTCTGAGGGACCAACCCCCCAACCTGGACCCAA TCATCCCAGCCCATCAGAGCTGGCAGAGATGTTGTCTGAGCTAAGGAGGGTAGAGGAGAGACTCCAGCCCTTCCTCCAGAGAGCTCACACCATCCTGGAGACAGCCACCACCACAGAATACAACAACAATACA gagagagaggaggaccaGCGAACTCTCGTCTTGACAATGGAGTGTCTCCGTCTCCTTGGTAACGCCCTTGTGGCCCTCAGTGACCTGCGACTGAACCTCATGAGCCCTGTGCCACGCCACCTACACGTGGTCCGTCCTTTCTCCCACTATTCCACCCCGGCCAATATGCCTGGAGCCGTACACCACCACATCCCAGTGCAA ATGAACATGGGCGCCACAGTGACTGTTGCGGCTAACGGCACTGAGGGACCAGCCACGACCACCCAGTCGGCCAGCCAGTCGGAGCAGGCAGGTCAGGGACAGACCTTTCCCCCACAGACTGCCCCGTCCAATCAGCAGGCGGGACAGGGACAGGCTGGCCCCCGGGTCATCAGGATCAGCCACCAGGCAGTCCCGGTGGTCATGATGCAGATGAACACGGATG gtcAAGGTGCAaaccctgcagcagctggtcaGCAAATGCCCGGACAACCAG GTGCCCTCCCCCCGGACTTTATGCGGAACCTCATGCAACAGATCAGCCAATACGCCGCTGCTGTAGCTACTAGCGCTGCTACCGCCGCTGCCACCGGCCAGCCAGTCCCACCACAGCCCACCCCTCCCGGCTACAGCTCCACCGCCAACTCTTCGACTACCACCACGGGTCCTAAcacacccaccaccacccctacTGCTCCCCCACCACCTCCCCACACTGGACCCCAGGCCAGGGTTGTGTTCACCCGACCCCCTTTTGCACCCAACATGCCCCCTCCGGCGTTTGGCACTAGGGGAACCACCATCAATGTGAGGGCTGCCATGCCAGGCCAGCAGCCAGGACAG GCTTTCAACCCTGCTGCTCTCAACCAGATGATTAGTGGACTAGTCGGACAGCTTCTGCTGCCGGGACAAATGG CTGGTCAAACTGtcacatcctcatcctcctcatccacatccacaccttcctccacctcctttccCCCCTCTCAAACCAgcacctcttcctcctcctcctcctcttcctcctcctccttttctttctccacctctGGACCAACACCCCCACCCACTGCAAACAACACTAGTCCACAGAGCCAGAATGAGACCAACCCCAATGAGCCCCAGTCCCAGGAGATACCCCCAGACCTCAGCCAGCTCCTGGGTTCCCTCCTGGGTGCAGCTGGTGCAGCTGGTGTCGGCCCCGGAGGAGCCCCTTCCATCACTGTCACCACATCTGGTGTTCCAGCCTTCATCCAGGGAGTCAGCGAGTTCATGCAGCAG GCCCAGCCCATCTTTactccacccccacctccctctgGTACTGCTCCAGCTCCTGGTTCAGGGCCCAACCCGATGCCTAATCCCACTGGAGCGGCTGAAGCCCTCAACCCAGAGTTATTCACAGGCATCGTCCGCGGTGTTCTCAGCACCATGATGGGCTCCCTGGGCCAAACCCAGAACGACACAGAGAGCATCGCTCAGTTTATGCAGAGGCTGTCGCAGGCAAccaacatcttcatcagtcCCGAGGATCCTACTG GGTTTTTCGGCGAGCTGTTGATGTTGGTGTGCCAGACGTTCACCATGTCAGACCTGGTGATGCTGCTTCACGGCCAGCACCAACCTCTTGGTCGCATCCAGCCTCAGCTGTCCCAGTTCTTCACCCAGAACTACCTCAGTGGCAGAGAGCCCACCGACCAGAATATTGCT GAGGCTGCCGATAGTCTTGTTAACGAACTGGAGGAGTACATCACTGAGAGCTTT AGAGAGTCTTCGGTCACCGTGCTGGACGGCGTCGATGTGACTCAGACCAACATGTCCTTCTTCAGACAGCAGCTGACTCGTATCGCCACACATATTCTGCGCTGCAGTG ATGAGCTGTTTGGCCCccggctgctgctgatgtgtaACCAGGCGCTCTTCGAGTGTCTGGCCCTCAACCTGCACTGCCTGAGAGGAGACCAGAGAGCTCTGACTGCAGTCATCAACCACAGAATA CGAAGGATGTCGAGTGACATCAGCCCCAGCCTGGTCAACTGGATGACCAGCATGATGACGATGAGGCTGCAGGTGATTCTGGAGCACATCCCGATCACACAGGAGCAGATCCAAAACTACATCGTTCACACACAG CGAGATCAGTCTTCTGCAACTGGCACACAAGAGCCCGAACGAGCACAAAGTGCAACG ATCTTGGACACCCTCTCACCAGCTGCAGCAACCACAGCAGAGGAGGCCATGTCTGTGTCACACGACACAAGGGCATCGTCACGGGAGACAAGGGTGTTGCCTGGAGACCTAGGGGCCGCAGGAGGGGCCGCACCATTAGGTGGCGACATGGCAGCAGCGGGAGctgagggagggagcgaggatTCTGCTGGAGAGTCAGAGGCCTGGGCGGCTGCTGTTCCCCCT GAGTGGGTGCCCATCATCAGGTGTGATATGATGAcccagaggaagatgaaggccCAGCCTCCGCTGTCTGACGCCTATTTGCATGGAATGCCAGCGAAACGCAGAAAG accGGACAGGGTGGTGCgagcctcctctccctctctgatgcAGTGAGTCAAGCAGCCAGGACGGCCGGAGTCAGGCCCATCACCTCCGCTGAGCGACTACAGGACGATCTGGAGACACAGGAGACAAAGGAAGCGTACGCAGAACAG gtCAAAGCCGACATCAAGAAACGAGTGAGAGAAGATCCGGATTTCAACTCTCAGCAGTTCCCCAACTCGCATAGAGCCTTCTCATCAGACTCGTAA
- the LOC118113104 gene encoding tetraspanin-13, which produces MVCGGYICTKNALCALNILYVLVSLLLIGGAAWGKWFGLVSSIRVVAGVIGVGIFLFLVAFVGLCGALKHHQVLLFFYMMILFLVFVVQFVVSCACLALNKDQQNHLLEIGWNKSEATQLDVEKTLNCCGFSKINYNGTCAAICFKDPSPSCETCSNIIQRYAGKVLRFVGGVGLFFSFTEIFGVWLAHRYRNLKDPRSNPGAFL; this is translated from the exons ATGGTTTGTGGAGGATACATCTGCACCAAGAACGCACTGTGCGCGCTCAACATACTTTATGTC TTGGTGAGTCTGCTGCTGATCGGAGGGGCCGCCTGGGGGAAATGGTTCGGCCTGGTCTCAAGCATCAGGGTGGTGGCAGGCGTCATTGGCGTGGGCATCTTCCTGTTCCTGGTTGCCTTCGTGGGTCTGTGCGGCGCCCTGAAGCACCACCAGGTCCTGCTCTTCTTT TACATGATGATTCTGTTCCTCGTGTTCGTGGTGCAGTTCGTGGTGTCCTGTGCTTGTCTGGCCCTGAATAAAGACCAACAG AACCATCTGCTGGAGATCGGCTGGAACAAATCCGAGGCCACTCAACTGGACGTGGAGAAAACACTCAACTGCTGCGGCTTCTCCAAAATCAACTACAATGGCACCTGTGCTGCT ATTTGCTTTAAAGACCCGTCACCATCTTGTGAAACCTGCTCAAACATCATCCAGCGGTATGCCGGAAAGGTGCTGCGGTTTGTGGGCGGTGTCGGGCTCTTCTTCAGCTTTACAGAG ATCTTCGGAGTTTGGCTCGCCCACAGATACAGAAATCTCAAAGATCCCCGATCAAACCCTGGAGCCTTTCTATAG
- the LOC118113844 gene encoding CD209 antigen-like protein C — protein sequence MEQEPNHVRATSKTDKKEKKLLHTLLPLVTAACGILCVVLVSVAIALRMTSLTSEQHMQNAAAQNLQLQKEKDDLERRSEELSRERDGLNWTMGVILQYETFPVATHCPGKVCRTCLGGWIPFQWSCYFFVQSDNQQQGKTWPNSRKFCKDKEADLVVIESLEEQEFINNHTMAYNEENHAYWIGLSNKNDASKWMWVDGTNVTFQYWTEGTSFLDRVSCALSLPRADKLANWNKSWCSVRKRWICETRALNKPD from the exons atggAGCAAGAACCGAATCACGTCAGAGCAACTTCCAAGACTGACA aaaaagagaagaaacttCTGCACACTCTGCTTCCCCTGGTGACAGCAGCGTGTGGGATCCTCTGCGTCGTCCTGGTGTCGGTCGCCATCGCCCTCAGAA TGACATCACTCACGTCAGAGCAGCACATGCaaaatgcagcagctcagaatctgcagctgcagaagGAGAAGGACGACTTGGAGAGACGGAGCGAggagctgagcagagagagagacggactCAACTGGACCATGGGGGTCATCCTCCAGTACGAAACCTTTCCAGTGGCAACCCACTGCCCAGGGAAAG TGTGTAGAACTTGTCTGGGCGGCTGGATTCCTTTTCAATGGAGCTGCTACTTTTTTGTCCAATCTGATAATCAACAACAAGGGAAGACGTGGCCGAACAGTCGTAAGTTCTGCAAAGACAAGGAGGCAGATCTGGTGGTGATTGAAAGCTTGGAGGAACAG GAATTCATCAACAACCACACTATGGCCTATAATGAGGAAAATCACGCCTATTGGATTGGATTGAGCAACAAGAACGACGCGAGCAAATGGATGTGGGTGGATGGAACCAACGTCActtttca GTACTGGACAGAAGGAACAAGCTTCTTGGACAGAGTGTCTTGTGCTCTAAGTTTACCTCGTGCCGATAAGCTGGCCAACTGGAACAAGTCGTGGTGCAGCGTGCGGAAACGCTGGATCTGTGAAACAAGAGCCTTAAACAAACCGGATTAG